A genomic region of Daphnia carinata strain CSIRO-1 chromosome 5, CSIRO_AGI_Dcar_HiC_V3, whole genome shotgun sequence contains the following coding sequences:
- the LOC130702933 gene encoding major facilitator superfamily domain-containing protein 8-like — MTDRHSYMWKDENQGSDTSNIFETRHERLRRRLSLVIINIVGFISTLGFSIVLTGAYPYLLQIDEESDKRVLGWVIAAQPIGQLISSPIVGWLGNRLGSVRWLCMTTGLLNMMGFVMYAILGDLPQPRRYWMIFARFIVGVAAGSVTLCITYISKATTAKERTTFIAINALVSTIGFIVGPAVQSALIPMGRTDLRWNMYTTAGWLAASLTFVQVVLFFPCIFQEFNMAEKEANWNKLINQKKNLGNQGFARISSSNSSDEKKRDLIGVFICIFNFSVAGFILIMIETLATPIAMDQLGYSDDEAVKKVGIVLSIGCILTVISFASSGPLARRITERKTLVLFGLVPLLLCHVVLLPYPGPLPRMQQQLNDTDFAVVEQLSMKPPVNMTESGDFPVALGLHEPRSPQSNSTSHLGCPISQTWCLYTPAIRAQQLIFGFMFIAIGYAFTATMSTSTMTQVLPPDGQQGTWTGIYQAGGSLARILGPLYLTNVYTVYGPRATFGSIIALLCGVIILNLYLFKHLIPLAHRSKKIYFDLR; from the exons ATGACGGACAGACACAGTTACATGTG GAAAGATGAAAATCAGGGTTCTGAtacttcaaacatttttgaaacgcGACACGAACGATTGCGACGTCGTCTCAGTCTAGTAATCATCAACATCGTTGGATTCATCTCTACCCTGGGATTCTCGATCGTCCTCACGGGAGCTTATCCGTATCTCTTGCAG attgacGAAGAGTCTGATAAAAGAGTCTTGGGATGGGTCATCGCCGCCCAACCGATAGGCCAACTCATTTCTTCACCGATCGTCGGTTGGCTCGGCAATCGTTTGGGTTCGGTTCGATGGCTGTGCATGACCACCGGCCTTCTCAACATGATGGGATTCGTTATGTACGCCATCCTCGGTGATCTACCTCAACCGAGGAGGTACTGGATGATTTTCGCTCGATTCATCGTCGGAGTTGCAGCAG GTTCTGTGACGCTGTGCATCACGTACATTTCAAAAGCGACGACGGCGAAAGAGAGGACGACTTTCATCGCCATTAATGCGCTCGTGTCTACCATCGGCTTCATCGTCGGACCAG CGGTGCAATCGGCCCTCATTCCGATGGGAAGGACGGATCTACGCTGGAACATGTACACGACCGCTGGATGGTTGGCGGCCTCGCTGACTTTCGTTCAAGTCGTCCTCTTCTTTCCTTGCATTTTCCAGGAGTTCAACATGGCCGAGAAAGAGGCCAACTGGAACAAACTGatcaatcagaaaaaaaatttgggaaaTCAAG GTTTCGCACGAATCAGTTCTAGTAATAGCTCAgatgaaaagaagagggatCTCATCGGTGTCTTCATTTGCATCTTTAATTTCTCGGTGGCTGGCTTCATCTTGATCATGATTGAAAc gcttgcGACTCCAATTGCGATGGATCAGCTGGGCTACAGCGATGACGAAGCCGTTAAGAAAGTTGGCATCGTCCTATCCATTGGCTGCATTCTCACCGTCATATCATTCGCATCCTCCGGTCCTTTGGCCAGAAG AATCACTGAAAGGAAGACTCTGGTATTATTCGGACTGGTTCCATTATTACTGTGTCACGTGGTTCTTTTGCCCTATCCTGGCCCTCTTCCTCGCATGCAGCAACAGCTCA ATGATACAGACTTCGCAGTTGTGGAACAGTTGAGTATGAAGCCACCAGTTAACATGACAGAGAGTGGCGATTTCCCTGTCGCGCTAGGCCTGCACGAGCCGAGATCGCCCCAATCCAATTCAACGTCCCATTTAG GATGTCCTATTAGCCAAACGTGGTGTTTGTACACGCCAGCCATCCGTGCCCAACAGCTGATTTTCGGCTTCATGTTCATAGCCATCGGTTACGCATTCACAG CGACAATGAGTACGAGCACCATGACCCAAGTTCTTCCGCCAGACGGCCAGCAG GGAACGTGGACGGGCATTTATCAAGCCGGTGGCTCGTTGGCACGCATTTTAGGTCCGCTTTACCTGACCAACGTCTACACCGTGTACGGACCTCGCGCTACATTCGGCAGCATCATCGCCCTCTTGTGTGGCGTCATCATCCTTAACTTGTACCTATTCAAACACCTCATACCTTTAGCTCATCGGagcaaaaaaatttactttgaTCTACGTTAG
- the LOC130702934 gene encoding uncharacterized protein LOC130702934, giving the protein MSPRLVLSSVKWFGLACILVMGAHPSLQASIIAPGGPSKTICDPRAFRQAIVSICTFQRRDIHPVSASPDRYFYNVNESESGTESGSQGERQPYDKVVFTQLGKETLFFPVEVYTAKVKRHREFALHRKCCLTGCFPMDFAGVCTH; this is encoded by the exons ATGAGTCCTAGATTG GTATTGTCGTCTGTCAAATGGTTCGGTCTGGCCTGCATCCTCGTGATGGGAGCCCATCCTTCGCTACAAGCG TCCATTATAGCGCCAGGTGGCCCGAGCAAGACCATATGCGACCCGCGTGCATTCCGCCAAGCCATTGTCAGTATTTGTACTTTCCAACGGCGAGACATCCATCCAGTCAGCGCTAGCCCTGACCGGT ATTTCTACAATGTCAACGAAAGTGAAAGTGGAACGGAAAGCGGGTCGCAAGGTGAACGCCAGCCGTACGACAAGGTGGTGTTTACCCAGTTGGGAAAGGAGACTCTATTCTTCCCAGTGGAGGTGTACACAGCCAAAGTGAAGCGCCATCGTGAGTTCGCCCTGCACCGCAAATGCTGCCTCACCGGATGCTTTCCCATGGATTTTGCTGGTGTTTGCACGCACTGA
- the LOC130703085 gene encoding nucleolin-like, with protein sequence MSLPVFPKPEERYVEEEDEEEEAWSLADAKAVVLAKDWAEFAIKAGPLDVGEDVKEAAIAFLQTLAENLAKAEDGNEDEEDDWVLANAWAVFVFKVGLADVDEEVRKLAQALIFACDENLAKAEDGYVDEPEEEEEEALDADIETFAMAWNIDADGEEALDAEVEAFSMTWDIDADAKEAARAFLDIWTENLAKDGDVEKEEAEEAIALLAAWIGISANAENVAEEKEKEEEDEEDDKTLAEILAEIKAQRVTPVNPGPSKPVGKRKREEDAAETLPEKKRPR encoded by the coding sequence ATGTCTTTACCTGTATTCCCGAAACCAGAAGAGAGATACGTGGAAGAGGAGGATGAAGAGGAGGAGGCTTGGTCTCTGGCTGATGCTAAGGCCGTTGTTTTGGCTAAGGATTGGGCTGAGTTTGCCATTAAGGCTGGGCCCTTGGATGTGGGTGAGGATGTGAAGGAAGCGGCTATAGCTTTCCTTCAGACTTTGGCTGAGAATTTGGCTAAGGCTGAGGACGGGAATGAGGATGAGGAGGACGATTGGGTTTTGGCTAATGCTTGGGCTGTGTTTGTGTTTAAGGTTGGGCTTGCGGACGTGGATGAGGAGGTGAGGAAGTTGGCTCAAGCGTTAATTTTTGCTTGCGATGAGAATTTGGCTAAGGCCGAGGATGGGTATGTGGATGAGccggaagaggaggaggaggaggcttTGGATGCTGATATAGAGACTTTTGCTATGGCTTGGAATATAGATGCGGACGGGGAGGAGGCTTTGGATGCTGAGGTTGAGGCTTTTTCTATGACTTGGGATATAGATGCGGACGCGAAGGAAGCTGCTCGGGCTTTTCTTGATATTTGGACAGAAAATTTGGCCAAGGATGGGGATGTGGAGAAAGAGGAAGCGGAGGAAGCTATAGCTTTGCTTGCGGCATGGATTGGGATTTCAGCTAACGCTGAGAATGTGGCGGAAGAGaaggagaaggaggaggaggatgaaGAGGATGATAAGACTTTGGCTGAGATTTTGGCTGAAATTAAGGCTCAGCGTGTGACACCTGTCAATCCTGGACCGTCCAAACCAGTGGGTAAACGTAAGCGGGAAGAAGATGCTGCAGAAACTCTTCCTGAAAAGAAACGGCCAAGGTGA
- the LOC130702887 gene encoding putative sodium-dependent multivitamin transporter has protein sequence MNENYSGLNVVDYIILSTLLLISASIGIYYRFSGGKQRTTKEYLLADRNMSFIPVAFSLMASFMSSITLLGVSAENYMYGTQFVVINLAYIIGTPLAAYFYLPVFYKLQHASVYKYLELRFGVATRLAASVAFVTQMVLYIGIVLYAPALALNAVTGLDKVASIIAVGVVCTFYSTIGGMKAVLITDVFQSVLMFASVICVCVKGSIDAGGMNKVWDIANEGSRIQFTDLRLDPSIRHTLWTQLIGGIFTFTSLYAVNQTQVQRLLTVNSLRKAQRSLWLNWPILTALSLTTSFAGISMFARYANCDPLVEKHIRSPDQLLPYFVVDTMGHLPGVAGLFIAGIFSGSLSTVSSALNSLAAVTVQDFLVPCCFKKTSDTRLAWVTQLVALSYGGISIAIAFVAEYLGGVLQASLTIFGVVGGPLLALFTIGMFSTVVEQKGALTGLVTGLAFSLWIGFGGPKPPIPRLPLRNDGCAEFLNATIDSTTEQYLSTISPSAMPTGVTPADDYFPLYRISYMWYAPLGFLLTVLVAQVVSRIVRLSVERRGVSGQKINEELLSPMFPQCFRTSHHLPDPNLLLTSRENYEEKQSHEDQTVSKI, from the exons ATGAACGAAAATTATAGTGGATTGAATGTTGTTGACTATATAATTTTGTCTACACTTCTCCTCATCTCCGCATCGATTGGCATCTATTACCGGTTTTCTGGAGGGAAGCAAAGAACAACTAAA GAATATTTGCTTGCTGATAGGAACATGTCGTTCATACCAGTTGCATTTTCTCTGATGGCTAGTTTTATGTCATCTATTACATTGCTAGGAGTATCAGCTGAAAATTATATGTATGGCACACAATTTGTTGTCATCAATCTTGCTTACATCATTGGTACACCATTGGCAGCATATTTTTACCTACCAG tcTTTTATAAACTGCAACATGCGAGTGTGTATAAG TATCTAGAGCTTCGCTTTGGAGTTGCAACACGACTGGCTGCTAGTGTTGCATTTGTTACCCAGATGGTATTATACATTGGCATAGTTTTGTATGCTCCTGCACTTGCCCTGAATGCAGTTACCGGACTTGACAAAGTTGCCTCTATAATAGCTGTTGGAGTTGTTTGCACATTTTACTCCACTATTGGTGGAATGAAAGCTGTCCTCATAACTGATGTATTTCAG TCAGTTTTGATGTTCGCATCTGTGATCTGCGTTTGTGTAAAAGGATCGATTGATGCTGGAGGAATGAACAAAGTTTGGGACATCGCTAATGAAGGTAGCCGAATTCAGTTCACTGACCTTCGTCTAGATCCGTCTATTCGGCATACTCTATGGACCCAGTTAATTGGAGGCATCTTCACTTTTACTTCACTATATGCGGTCAACCAAACTCAG GTTCAACGTCTTCTGACGGTTAACAGCTTACGTAAGGCCCAGCGATCCTTGTGGTTGAACTGGCCGATATTGACGGCATTGAGTTTAACTACATCCTTTGCCGGTATCTCAATGTTTGCGCGCTACGCCAATTGTGACCCTCTAGTGGAAAAACATATACGTTCTCCTGATCAA TTACTACCTTATTTCGTCGTGGATACAATGGGTCATTTGCCCGGTGTAGCTGGCCTTTTTATAGCGGGCATTTTCAGTGGCTCTCTTAGTACTGTCAGCTCAGCACTTAACTCATTGGCTGCCGTAACTGTGCAAGATTTCCTTGTG CCATGTTGCTTCAAGAAAACATCTGACACTCGTTTAGCGTGGGTTACCCAACTAGTCGCTTTGTCTTATGGAGGAATCAGCATAGCCATTGCGTTTGTCGCTGAATACCTAGGCGGTGTGTTGCAAGCATCTCTGACCATATTTGGGGTCGTGGGTGGACCGCTACTTGCCCTCTTCACCATCGGGATGTTTTCAACGGTCGTCGAACAAAAG GGAGCTCTTACTGGGTTGGTTACTGGACTGGCATTCAGTTTGTGGATTGGATTTGGTGGTCCGAAGCCTCCCATTCCACGTCTTCCTTTAAGAAACGATGGCTGCGCCGAGTTCTTGAACGCAACAATTGATTCCACAACTGAGCAGTACCTTTCAACAATTTCTCCTTCTGCCATGCCAACAGGAGTCACGCCAGCAGATGATTACTTCCCACTATATCGTATTTCGTATATGTGGTACGCACCTCTGGGATTTCTTCTGACAGTTCTTGTTGCCCAAGTGGTTAGCCGGATTGTTAGATTAAGCGTTGAAAGGCGAGGCGTATCAGGCCAAAAGATCAATGAAGAATTGCTCAGTCCAATGTTTCCGCAGTGTTTCCGCACTTCTCATCATCTTCCAGATCCCAACTTACTG TTGACTTCTCGTGAAAATTACGAAGAAAAACAGAGCCACGAAGACCAAACTGTATCGAAAATTTGA
- the LOC130702894 gene encoding elongation factor 1-delta-like isoform X2, producing MVNFNVAEALSRESVWYEKFRYEDAERQLQEYLAKVEDLPSSGSAIPSSNLTSRLHQLEQENKELKKVTDDLRSLVLSLESRVKTLESSKPASQSQVSTAPKPVASEVKPAAADDDDDVDLFGSDSEDEEAERIKQERVAAYAAKKSNKPALIAKSNIILDVKPWDDETDMAEMERRVREIKSDGLLWGTSKLVPLAYGIKKLQISTVVEDDKVSVDWLTETIQEIEDLVQSVDIAAFNKI from the exons ATGGTAAACTTTAACGTAGCTGAAGCTTTGTCTCGCGAATCAGTCTGGTATGAGAAGTTTCGCTATGAGGATGCTGAACGTCAGCTTCAAGAATACCTAGCAAAg GTTGAGGATTTACCTTCCTCTGGCTCTGCCATTCCATCTTCTAACTTGACCAGTCGACTTCATCAGCTGgagcaagaaaataaagaattgaaaaaggTAACTGATGATCTCCGTTCATTGGTATTGAGCTTGGAATCAAGGGTGAAAACTTTGGAAAGCTCCAAACCTGCATCACAATCACAAGTTTCAACTGCTCCAAAACCAGTTGCATCAGAAGTTAAGCCAGCTGctgctgatgatgatgacgatgttGACTTGTTTGGTTCAGATTCTGAAGATGAAGAGGCAGAGAGAATCAAGCAGGAGCGTGTTGCAGCATATGCTGCCAAAAAATCCAATA AACCTGCATTGATTGCAAAGTCCAACATCATTTTGGATGTTAAACCATGGGATGATGAAACTGATATGGCCGAAATGGAGCGTCGGGTGCGTGAAATCAAATCCGATGGCCTTCTCTGGGGCACAT CAAAACTGGTGCCACTTGCATATGGTATCAAGAAACTTCAGATTTCAACAGTGGTAGAGGATGACAAAGTGTCTGTTGACTGGTTGACTGAAACTATTCAAGAAATAGAAGATTTGGTCCAATCGGTTGATATTGCGGCTTTCAACAAGATTTAA
- the LOC130702894 gene encoding elongation factor 1-delta-like isoform X1: MVNFNVAEALSRESVWYEKFRYEDAERQLQEYLAKGSSGTSSCSVVAEIMKARDQIKNSLAAVEDLPSSGSAIPSSNLTSRLHQLEQENKELKKVTDDLRSLVLSLESRVKTLESSKPASQSQVSTAPKPVASEVKPAAADDDDDVDLFGSDSEDEEAERIKQERVAAYAAKKSNKPALIAKSNIILDVKPWDDETDMAEMERRVREIKSDGLLWGTSKLVPLAYGIKKLQISTVVEDDKVSVDWLTETIQEIEDLVQSVDIAAFNKI, from the exons ATGGTAAACTTTAACGTAGCTGAAGCTTTGTCTCGCGAATCAGTCTGGTATGAGAAGTTTCGCTATGAGGATGCTGAACGTCAGCTTCAAGAATACCTAGCAAAg GGTTCGTCAGGAACATCATCCTGTTCAGTTGTTGCTGAAATAATGAAAGCCAGAGATCAAATTAAAAACTCACTGGCTGCT GTTGAGGATTTACCTTCCTCTGGCTCTGCCATTCCATCTTCTAACTTGACCAGTCGACTTCATCAGCTGgagcaagaaaataaagaattgaaaaaggTAACTGATGATCTCCGTTCATTGGTATTGAGCTTGGAATCAAGGGTGAAAACTTTGGAAAGCTCCAAACCTGCATCACAATCACAAGTTTCAACTGCTCCAAAACCAGTTGCATCAGAAGTTAAGCCAGCTGctgctgatgatgatgacgatgttGACTTGTTTGGTTCAGATTCTGAAGATGAAGAGGCAGAGAGAATCAAGCAGGAGCGTGTTGCAGCATATGCTGCCAAAAAATCCAATA AACCTGCATTGATTGCAAAGTCCAACATCATTTTGGATGTTAAACCATGGGATGATGAAACTGATATGGCCGAAATGGAGCGTCGGGTGCGTGAAATCAAATCCGATGGCCTTCTCTGGGGCACAT CAAAACTGGTGCCACTTGCATATGGTATCAAGAAACTTCAGATTTCAACAGTGGTAGAGGATGACAAAGTGTCTGTTGACTGGTTGACTGAAACTATTCAAGAAATAGAAGATTTGGTCCAATCGGTTGATATTGCGGCTTTCAACAAGATTTAA
- the LOC130702888 gene encoding signal transducing adapter molecule 1-like — MGIFSGSSPFDQDVEKATDEKNMGDNWETILDVCDKVKAITTGPKDCLRAIIKRLYHQNPHVAKQAVILLDACVSNCNKPFHLELASRDSEQELYKLIKNKLHPQVASQLKQCLKKWAEGDFKTDSQLSLIPALYNRLRQEGSDFMGTSDPVKKVVIHNSDVAAKEEEDIAKAIALSLKEAEVTTKVSSSLYPSMATAAPVSPVKERRKVRALYDFEAAEDNELTFKAGEIIHVIDDSDPNWWKGSNQRGEGLFPANFVSTDLDVEPEIMVARDTSKRVQFNEQVVVATLEETASSEAEVEIDEAKIDRMLHALHEADPTGERNDPEELKVLEDQCGAMGPLIDAELEKLDRRHAHLTKLGSHLIESLDMYRSLMREMPAAQAHGNITMGMPGPGYQYTGISVGSTVQPGGAMHATGAMKYPFPQPQAPPQSPSLAPFAPPGSQPAPFPPNQVPNPMPYGVVNMGQQPFVNPYSGHPPNF; from the exons ATGGGCATTTTCTCCGGGAGTTCACCATTCGATCAGGATGTCG AAAAAGCAACTGACGAGAAAAATATGGGTGATAACTGGGAGACGATTCTTGATGTCTGCGACAAAGTGAAAGCCATAACCACAGGACCCAAAGATTGTTTAAGAGCTATTATCAAGCGTTTGTATCATCAAAATCCACATGTTGCTAAGCAAGCTGTTATT CTTTTAGATGCTTGTGttagcaactgcaataaaccATTCCACCTAGAATTGGCCTCAAGAGATTCTGAGCAAGAGTTGTATAAgctgataaaaaacaaattacacCCTCAAGTAGCTTCCCAACTGAAacaatgtttgaaaaaatgggCTGAAGGTGATTTCAAAACTGATTCTCAACTTAGTCTCATACCTGCCCTATATAATCGTTTGAGGCAAGAAGGTTCTGATTTCATGGGGACATCTGATCCA GTAAAGAAAGTAGTTATACACAATTCAGATGTAGCagctaaagaagaagaagatataGCAAAag CAATTGCGTTGTCACTCAAAGAAGCAGAAGTGACGACAAAAGTTTCCTCATCCTTGTATCCTTCGATGGCAACAGCTGCTCCAGTTTCACCCGTGAAAGAGCGCCGCAAAGTTCGTGCCCTGTATGATTTTGAGGCCGCCGAAGATAATGAATTGACATTCAAAGCTGGAGAAATCA TTCACGTCATTGATGATTCAGACCCAAACTGGTGGAAGGGATCGAATCAAAGAGGAGAAGGCCTTTTCCCGGCCAATTTTGTGTCGACCGACTTGGATGTTGAACCTGAGATTATGGTAGCAAGGGATACGTCTAAGAGAGTCCAGTTTAACGAGCAAGTAGTCGTAGCCACTCTTGAAGAGACGGCTAGTAGTGAAGCCGAAGTAGAGATCGATGAAGCTAAAATAGATCGAATGCTTCATGCCCTTCATGAAGCAGACCCCACAGGAGAACGAAACGATCCCGAAGAGTTAAAAGTGTTAGAAg ATCAATGTGGAGCGATGGGACCCCTAATTGATGCCGAACTGGAGAAACTTGATCGGCGCCACGCTCATCTTACCAAACTAGGAAGTCATTTGATAGAATCACTTGACATGTATCGCAGCCTAATGCGAGAGATGCCGGCCGCACAAGCTCATGGTAATATTACCATGGGAATGCCTGGTCCTGGATATCAGTATACAGGAATAAGCGTTGGATCAACTGTTCAGCCTGGCGGCGCTATGCATGCAACCGGGGCGATGAAATATCCGTTTCCGCAACCTCAAGCTCCTCCGCAGAGTCCATCGTTAGCACCTTTTGCTCCGCCTGGCAGCCAGCCTGCTCCGTTCCCTCCTAATCAAGTCCCCAACCCAATGCCTTATGGAGTTGTTAATATGGGTCAACAGCCTTTTGTTAATCCATACTCCGGTCATCCCCCTAACTTCTAG
- the LOC130702892 gene encoding ankyrin repeat and protein kinase domain-containing protein 1-like, translated as MGVAWWNLQSQLLVAIQKDDVMRAKELLADGVDCDARFLFGSHRRPALCLCVERDSLDLVRLLLDWGCSVNQSDTRGQTALHLAASRGQFGLLEHLLRSKASVRALDEQKRTPLHWAAQHTSPEMALLLLQHQAAVDPLDQDGRTPLLLACQNPSSSITAQQLLRHGANARAVDLLGNTALHLATDPPLIRALIASGAAVDACNHAGLTPLHLAVRHTSSRNEIVSLLAEAGCQVDQPTPLGQTALHTVVQERDESSAILLLRYHARPDTVDRLGLPPLFHAARDGNLRLVQALLAAGAYQTLRDPHSWMRQPHLLAEIRDKKILQLLQTSANACPRLTWLARSAFREHAKEKSCFLASQLLFPPSLIQFIDFSDVFEDWI; from the exons atgggAGTGGCCTGGTGGAATTTGCAATCGCAACTCTTAGTGGCCATCCAGAAGGACGACGTAATGAGAGCCAAAGAGTTATTGGCCGACGGAGTCGATTGTGATGCCCGTTTCCTCTTTGGTAGCCACAGGCGACCTGCACTTTGCCTTTGCGTCGAACGCGACAGTCTCGATCTCG TTCGTTTGCTGCTTGACTGGGGATGTTCTGTCAATCAATCAGATACTCGAGGACAAACGGCGCTTCATTTAGCCGCCAGCAGAGGACAATtt GGTTTGTTGGAACATCTTTTGAGAAGTAAAGCCAGCGTTCGTGCTCTTGACGAGCAAAAACGAACACCGTTGCATTGGGCAGCTCAACACACGTCTCCAGAAATGGCTTTGCTTCTCCTTCAACACCAAGCTGCAGTAGATCCCCTTGACCAGGACGGTCGGACACCATTACTGTTAG cATGCCAGAATCCTTCCAGCTCAATAACAGCTCAACAACTGCTCAGACACGGTGCCAATGCAAGAGCCGTTGATTTATTAGGGAACACAGCGTTACATTTGGCTACTGATCCACCGTTGATAAGGGCGCTCATTGCATCCGGTGCAGCCGTCGACGCTTGCAATCACGCCGGACTGACACCACTGCATTTAGCCGTTCGTCATACGTCATCGCGAAATGAGATCGTTTCCTTGCTGGCTGAAGCTGGATGTCAAGTCGATCAACCAACGCCCTTGG GTCAGACTGCCCTACACACTGTTGTTCAAGAAAGAGATGAATCGAGTGCCATTCTATTATTGCGTTACCATGCCCGACCCGATACAGTTGACCGACTAGGATTACCTCCGCTCTTTCACGCTGCCCGCGATGGTAATCTCCGTCTGGTCCAAGCTCTTTTGGCTGCTGGAGCTTATCAGACGCTTCGGGATCCTCATTCGTGGATGCGTCAGCCTCATTTATTAGCTGAAATTCGTGACAAAAAAATTCTCCAACTTTTGCAAACGAGTGCCAACGCGTGTCCTCGATTGACCTGGCTCGCACGCTCTGCATTCCGGGAGCACGCCAAAGAGAAAAGCTGTTTTCTGGCTTCCCAACTCCTTTTCCCTCCATCTCTGATCCAGTTTATCGATTTCTCGGATGTCTTCGAAGACTGGATTTGA
- the LOC130702895 gene encoding CD151 antigen-like, with translation MPLDCGATVVKYVLCLFNFALFWAGAAVLGIGIWLAADQNSFLTLIKFTQAENVQNLVQPQVITQSAYLLIAAGAFVFIVSFLGYCGAVKESRVLLGLYGAFVLVIVALEITAGSLAATYQQEAEKEIKSYMMTALKEYYSTQQDADALTTSWNLMQGQLSCCGVNNFTDFVGTPWMKNKTAGHLLPVSCCKLRGKLIDFQPEDPRCMTSPTDDNSYRMKGCYSRIIEYFHSNMEIVIGVGVGLGVTQILGIVFAFCLCQAIDNDFIK, from the exons atgccgCTCGATTGCGGAGCTACCGTGGTGAAATACGTCCTGTGTCTGTTCAACTTTGCCCTTTTT TGGGCTGGAGCCGCTGTTTTAGGAATTGGGATCTGGTTAGCCGCCGACCAGAATTCTTTCCTCACTCTGATCAAATTTACTCAAGCTGAAAATGTGCAG AACTTGGTCCAGCCACAAGTGATCACCCAGAGTGCCTATTTGTTGATTGCGGCTGGGGCTTTCGTCTTCATCGTCAGCTTCCTGGGCTATTGCGGAGCCGTCAAAGAGTCTCGCGTCCTTCTTGGATTG TACGGCGCCTTCGTTTTGGTGATCGTGGCCTTGGAAATTACCGCAGGAAGTCTGGCGGCAACTTACCAACAGGAG GctgaaaaggaaattaaatcGTACATGATGACTGCACTGAAAGAATATTATAGCACTCAACAGGATGCCGATGCGCTGACGACTTCGTGGAACTTGATGCAA GGACAACTATCATGTTGCGGCGTCAACAACTTTACTGACTTTGTCGGTACACCGTGGATGAAAAACAAGACTGCTGGCCACTTGTTGCCCGTTTCGTGCTGTAAACTCCGTGGCAAGTTGATCGATTTCCAGCCAGAAGACCCGCGATGTATGACGAGCCCCACTGATGACAACTCGTACCGTATGaag GGATGTTATTCGCGCATTATCGAATACTTCCATTCGAATATGGAGATTGTTATCGGTGTTGGAGTAGGTCTGGGTGTGACTCAAATCTTGGGCATTGTTTTCGCCTTTTGCTTATGTCAAGCTATTGATAATGACTTCATCaagtaa